The candidate division WOR-3 bacterium genome contains a region encoding:
- the fmt gene encoding methionyl-tRNA formyltransferase: protein MKVIFFGSSSFSTIILEALISEGIEVPLVVTKAPKEKGRGRKKTPTPVGVFARDLSLNLIETDNPNSSWVENMIKDTKVDTFVLASYGAILKENIIKIARYPLNIHPSLLPKYRGAAPVARALMNGEKKTGFTIFLMNPEVDKGEIVMAKEVPIEPLEVRSELETRLFKEAREPILYILKEIERGVKLKTYLQNESEASYAPKIKKEECKIDWREKAVLVEGKVRGLSYTPGAFCIFRGKSLKLLRAKSLEGYKNDFSPGEIIEAKRGIIVKCGEGAIEVLELQLQGRNKMDAISFINGYHIKSGERLG, encoded by the coding sequence GTGAAAGTAATATTTTTTGGAAGTTCCTCTTTTTCTACAATTATTCTTGAAGCCCTCATCTCGGAAGGGATTGAAGTTCCTCTTGTTGTAACAAAAGCTCCTAAAGAAAAAGGAAGGGGGAGAAAAAAAACTCCAACACCTGTGGGAGTTTTTGCTAGAGATTTATCTCTTAATCTTATTGAAACGGACAATCCAAATTCTTCTTGGGTGGAGAATATGATTAAAGATACTAAAGTTGATACCTTTGTTCTTGCTTCATATGGAGCTATTTTGAAGGAAAATATTATAAAAATCGCAAGATACCCCCTTAATATACACCCTTCTCTTTTGCCCAAGTATAGAGGAGCAGCTCCTGTGGCAAGAGCCTTGATGAATGGAGAAAAAAAAACAGGTTTTACCATCTTTTTAATGAATCCGGAGGTAGATAAAGGAGAAATTGTGATGGCAAAAGAAGTTCCTATAGAACCTCTTGAAGTGCGAAGTGAATTGGAAACAAGGCTCTTTAAGGAAGCGAGAGAACCTATATTGTATATTCTTAAAGAAATAGAGAGGGGGGTGAAGCTTAAAACCTATCTTCAAAATGAAAGTGAAGCAAGTTATGCCCCTAAGATAAAGAAAGAGGAATGCAAAATAGATTGGAGAGAGAAAGCTGTTTTGGTTGAGGGTAAAGTAAGGGGTCTCTCTTATACTCCAGGGGCTTTTTGTATTTTTAGAGGGAAAAGTCTAAAACTTCTTAGAGCTAAAAGCTTAGAAGGTTATAAAAATGATTTTTCTCCTGGAGAAATAATTGAAGCGAAAAGGGGTATTATTGTTAAGTGTGGAGAAGGAGCAATCGAAGTTTTGGAACTTCAACTTCAGGGGAGAAATAAAATGGACGCAATATCTTTTATAAATGGTTATCATATAAAATCTGGAGAGCGCTTAGGATGA
- a CDS encoding flavin reductase family protein, translated as MKSEEIMDEKVLYTLNYGVYLISTKFQDKINGQIANVVFQVTSEPPKIAICLNKKNLTHLMILNSGIFNVSILGRSCNMKFIGKFGFKSGRDINKFEDVNYIIGKNGAPIVKDFSVAYLECEVEKMLDVGTHSLFIGKVTEGNFLNEDTPLTYSYYHSELKGKEPENAPTFVKKRKE; from the coding sequence ATGAAATCCGAGGAAATAATGGATGAGAAGGTTTTATATACTTTAAACTATGGAGTATATTTGATATCCACAAAATTTCAAGATAAAATTAATGGACAGATAGCAAATGTTGTTTTTCAGGTGACTTCAGAGCCACCTAAGATTGCAATTTGTCTTAATAAAAAAAATCTCACGCATTTGATGATTCTTAATAGCGGAATTTTTAATGTCTCTATTCTTGGAAGAAGCTGTAATATGAAATTTATAGGGAAGTTTGGTTTTAAGAGCGGAAGAGATATTAATAAATTTGAAGATGTCAATTACATTATTGGAAAGAATGGAGCTCCAATAGTTAAGGATTTTTCTGTGGCTTATCTTGAGTGTGAGGTAGAGAAAATGTTGGATGTTGGGACGCATTCTCTTTTTATAGGAAAAGTTACTGAGGGAAATTTTTTGAATGAAGATACTCCCCTTACTTATTCCTATTATCATTCAGAACTAAAAGGAAAGGAGCCGGAGAATGCTCCAACATTTGTAAAAAAAAGAAAGGAGTGA
- the rd gene encoding rubredoxin has protein sequence MDRYECTICGYIYDPVEGDPENGVAPGTPFRSLPLDWVCPVCGASKEDFERIEEEEEI, from the coding sequence ATGGATAGATACGAATGTACAATCTGTGGGTATATTTATGATCCAGTAGAAGGAGATCCTGAAAATGGGGTTGCCCCTGGAACACCATTTAGAAGTCTCCCTTTAGATTGGGTTTGTCCTGTTTGCGGAGCTTCCAAAGAGGATTTTGAGAGGATCGAAGAGGAGGAAGAAATTTAA
- a CDS encoding SpoIVB peptidase S55 domain-containing protein: protein MLTITLLFQIIEAFEFINPQKVEKGMKGIALSSFGGKKIDTLEVEILGKIPGEAGSGEMIIAKLKGKIVEEAGIVAGMSGSPVYIEGKLLGAIASGWAFSKEPICGITPFTEMKKMTIKKTLGSSTFSPIKPILTVYGFPASSLPFLDSLPFNFSISQPFSGGKTKVANLTPGGVCGITIVSGDGNISAIGTITEIVGDTIFAFGHSAYGVGFTELPFCGGEVLSYLPSYYRSFNFAIPGEIIGKVIFDGNSGIKAIIGETPPMIDYKIKFGEIQKKYKVASEKSIFPLVSPFILLSNWIENKGLFGDATTLGNFKIWTSKGDIKVPFAISGTQVQYDLYKFSREIFLQIQENNLENVKIDSILVDLSIFPEIKEYIIKDLLIKKKNFKLGDTINLSVRLTRFRKSDTTVNFSFIAPDAPSDLLIKVSGRNEYLYYELERAPLNFQFNSFSKWREFINSLPAPDELILCFYKKGVSLNTEAGEFKSLPPSLRNIMEKRKRVTQSEMYLIKEEKIKFDGPLEGESSLSIEIRR, encoded by the coding sequence ATGTTAACTATAACCTTACTGTTTCAAATTATCGAAGCTTTTGAATTTATAAATCCTCAAAAAGTAGAGAAAGGGATGAAGGGAATTGCCCTAAGTTCTTTTGGGGGAAAGAAAATAGACACTCTTGAAGTTGAAATTTTAGGCAAGATTCCTGGAGAGGCTGGAAGTGGTGAAATGATTATTGCAAAATTAAAAGGAAAAATTGTAGAAGAAGCAGGAATTGTAGCAGGTATGAGTGGAAGTCCTGTTTATATAGAAGGGAAACTCTTAGGAGCAATTGCTTCTGGATGGGCATTCTCAAAAGAACCAATTTGTGGAATTACTCCTTTTACGGAAATGAAAAAAATGACTATAAAAAAAACACTTGGCTCTTCAACTTTCTCTCCTATAAAACCCATTCTTACTGTTTATGGATTCCCTGCTTCCTCTCTTCCCTTCCTGGATTCTTTGCCTTTTAATTTTTCTATCTCTCAACCATTTAGTGGAGGTAAAACAAAAGTCGCTAATTTAACTCCAGGAGGTGTGTGCGGAATCACTATTGTTTCAGGCGACGGGAATATCTCTGCAATAGGAACAATAACTGAAATAGTGGGAGATACAATCTTTGCTTTTGGACACTCAGCTTATGGGGTTGGTTTTACTGAACTTCCATTCTGTGGAGGAGAAGTTTTAAGTTATCTACCCTCTTATTATCGTTCTTTCAATTTTGCTATACCAGGGGAGATAATTGGAAAAGTAATCTTTGATGGTAATTCGGGAATAAAAGCTATAATTGGAGAAACACCCCCTATGATTGATTACAAGATCAAATTCGGAGAAATTCAAAAGAAATATAAAGTCGCATCCGAAAAGAGTATTTTCCCTCTCGTTTCTCCTTTTATTCTCCTTTCAAACTGGATTGAAAATAAAGGATTATTTGGAGATGCCACCACTTTAGGAAATTTCAAAATTTGGACTTCTAAAGGAGATATTAAAGTTCCTTTTGCTATTAGCGGGACTCAAGTCCAATATGATTTATATAAGTTTTCAAGGGAAATTTTTCTACAAATTCAAGAGAATAATCTTGAAAATGTTAAAATTGATTCTATTTTAGTAGACCTTTCTATTTTCCCCGAAATAAAAGAATACATCATAAAAGATCTTCTTATTAAAAAGAAAAATTTCAAATTAGGAGACACAATTAATTTAAGCGTGAGACTAACGAGGTTTCGCAAATCAGATACAACAGTTAACTTTAGCTTCATAGCTCCAGACGCTCCTTCGGATCTTTTAATTAAAGTTTCTGGAAGAAATGAATATTTATATTATGAATTAGAAAGAGCTCCTTTAAATTTTCAGTTTAACTCCTTCTCAAAATGGAGAGAATTTATAAATTCACTTCCTGCTCCAGATGAACTAATTCTCTGTTTCTATAAAAAAGGAGTTTCTTTAAATACAGAGGCAGGAGAATTTAAAAGCCTTCCGCCTAGTTTAAGAAATATAATGGAAAAAAGAAAAAGAGTTACCCAAAGTGAAATGTATTTAATTAAAGAAGAAAAAATAAAATTTGACGGACCTCTTGAAGGAGAAAGCTCCCTCTCAATAGAAATTAGGAGGTAA
- the rpmA gene encoding 50S ribosomal protein L27, translating into MAHKKGVGSSHNGRDSNPKYLGVKRFEGERVEAGSILIRQRGTKYHPGWNVGMGGDNTLFALKSGRVEFGRRHGKKVINVISE; encoded by the coding sequence ATGGCACATAAAAAGGGCGTTGGTTCTTCACATAATGGTAGGGATTCAAATCCAAAATATCTTGGTGTTAAACGATTTGAGGGAGAAAGAGTAGAAGCAGGATCCATCTTAATCCGCCAAAGAGGAACAAAATATCATCCTGGCTGGAATGTTGGAATGGGAGGAGATAACACCCTTTTTGCTTTAAAATCTGGTAGAGTAGAATTCGGAAGACGCCACGGTAAAAAGGTTATAAATGTAATTTCAGAGTAA
- the rplU gene encoding 50S ribosomal protein L21, whose translation MFAVFEAKGFQYIGNKGDKLKIPRLNNKIGETVTFDKVLLLKNGDLKIGQPYVEGASVVAEVVSHGKYDKILVFKFKRRNRYRRKRGHTQTYTEIEIKDILLGKPKEETIVSEPIEEAKEIEKIEMKEKKEKKAKGKKEKTKTTKKTSTKTTKKGKTTKKK comes from the coding sequence ATGTTTGCAGTCTTTGAAGCTAAAGGATTTCAATATATTGGAAATAAAGGAGATAAACTAAAGATCCCTCGTTTAAATAACAAAATTGGGGAAACTGTAACTTTTGATAAAGTTCTCCTATTAAAAAATGGGGATCTAAAAATTGGACAACCTTATGTTGAAGGAGCTTCTGTGGTTGCAGAGGTTGTTTCTCATGGAAAATATGATAAAATATTGGTGTTTAAATTCAAAAGAAGGAATAGATATAGAAGAAAAAGAGGACATACCCAAACTTATACAGAAATAGAAATAAAGGATATTCTACTTGGAAAGCCAAAAGAGGAGACGATAGTGAGTGAACCTATAGAAGAAGCAAAAGAAATTGAAAAAATAGAAATGAAAGAGAAAAAAGAAAAGAAAGCCAAAGGGAAAAAAGAAAAAACAAAAACAACAAAGAAAACCTCTACAAAAACCACAAAAAAAGGAAAAACAACGAAGAAAAAATAA
- the secG gene encoding preprotein translocase subunit SecG: protein MLGFLITLHVFFAVLLILVILMQQSHGAGMSSVFGGGGSGSLFGGRGASIFLRKVTIVLAALFFLTSTTIAIRIPRVTKTEGGKIEKKLRKGLSEEKVEFPLEEIPETPVEPKDSE, encoded by the coding sequence ATGTTAGGTTTTCTTATAACTCTCCACGTTTTTTTTGCAGTGCTTTTAATTTTAGTTATTCTTATGCAACAATCTCATGGAGCTGGTATGAGCTCTGTTTTTGGAGGAGGAGGAAGTGGATCCCTCTTCGGAGGAAGAGGTGCTTCTATTTTCCTAAGAAAAGTAACGATTGTTCTGGCAGCTTTATTTTTCCTTACTTCCACAACAATAGCAATAAGAATTCCGCGAGTTACCAAAACTGAAGGAGGAAAAATAGAAAAAAAGCTAAGAAAAGGACTCTCAGAAGAAAAAGTAGAATTTCCACTAGAAGAAATCCCAGAAACTCCAGTAGAACCCAAGGATTCTGAATAA
- the tpiA gene encoding triose-phosphate isomerase, with product MRKMLIGGNWKMYNGVKETANFAKEIKEKKFSANGVDVFVAPPFTSIPEAIRSFKDTGISIGAQNLFWEDKGAYTGEISPLFLKELGVEWVIIGHSERRTYFGETNATVRKKVEKALKEGLKVVLCIGETERERDEGKTKEILNIQIEEALLGIEYIPENLAIAYEPVWAIGSGKTPHPEEAEEMHSLIREKLGNKGEKVRIIYGGSVKTHNIREFISKKNIDGALIGGASLEVNGFIEMVNIAKEIRC from the coding sequence ATGAGAAAAATGCTTATTGGCGGAAATTGGAAAATGTATAATGGAGTAAAGGAAACGGCTAATTTTGCGAAAGAGATTAAGGAGAAAAAGTTCTCAGCAAACGGAGTGGATGTTTTTGTAGCTCCACCCTTTACCTCCATCCCGGAAGCAATAAGGAGCTTTAAGGATACTGGAATTTCTATTGGTGCTCAAAATCTTTTCTGGGAAGATAAAGGAGCCTATACAGGCGAAATATCCCCTCTTTTCCTTAAAGAGCTTGGAGTGGAATGGGTAATAATAGGACATTCTGAAAGGAGAACATATTTCGGAGAAACAAATGCAACTGTTAGAAAGAAAGTTGAAAAGGCTTTAAAAGAAGGGTTAAAGGTTGTTCTTTGTATAGGAGAAACAGAAAGAGAGAGAGATGAAGGTAAAACGAAGGAAATTCTAAACATCCAGATAGAAGAAGCATTGTTAGGAATTGAATACATTCCAGAAAATCTTGCAATTGCCTATGAGCCTGTCTGGGCAATTGGGAGCGGAAAAACTCCCCATCCTGAAGAGGCAGAGGAGATGCATTCTCTTATAAGAGAAAAGTTAGGAAATAAAGGTGAGAAAGTTAGAATCATCTATGGAGGCTCTGTTAAAACACACAATATACGAGAATTTATCTCTAAAAAAAACATCGATGGAGCTTTAATTGGAGGCGCTTCACTCGAAGTTAATGGTTTTATAGAAATGGTAAACATAGCAAAGGAGATTAGATGTTAG
- a CDS encoding phosphoglycerate kinase → MNKVPLIKDLNVKNKRVLCRFDFNVPISEGKIEDDTRLRASLPTIRYLMENGAITIMMSHLGRPKGKVVKELSLMPIAKRLSELLGKEVQFIEKTVGPEVEKKVSSLKSGDLLLLENTRFHPEEEKNDKEFSRLLGNLGDVYVNDAFATAHRAHASTYGVAEFIKEKAIGFLMLEEIKNLSKLLENPESPFTVVLGGVKLETKIPVIKNLAPLADNILIGGAMCFSFIHFKGGNVGDSPIEKELLKDVEEAIKIIEKEKKNFLLPEDVVVIDYTKDIKSIPPDVKWNVVSSFDIPKGKMGVDIGEKTIGIYKKIIASSKTLFWNGPLGVFEKPPFDKGTWEIAKEIGKLTEKGGFTVVGGGDTDKVFEGTEISVTHLSTGGGASLEFVGGKELPGIKIIAG, encoded by the coding sequence ATTAATAAAGTTCCTTTAATTAAAGACCTTAACGTAAAAAACAAAAGAGTCCTTTGTCGCTTTGATTTTAATGTTCCAATATCAGAAGGAAAAATAGAGGATGATACAAGGCTTAGAGCAAGCTTACCCACAATTCGTTATTTAATGGAGAATGGAGCTATTACAATTATGATGTCTCATCTTGGAAGACCAAAAGGGAAGGTTGTAAAAGAGCTATCTCTTATGCCTATAGCTAAGCGACTTTCAGAGCTATTAGGAAAAGAAGTCCAGTTTATAGAAAAAACTGTAGGTCCTGAGGTAGAAAAAAAGGTAAGCTCTCTTAAAAGTGGAGACTTACTTCTACTAGAAAACACAAGATTCCATCCGGAAGAAGAAAAAAACGATAAAGAATTCTCAAGACTCCTTGGTAATCTTGGGGATGTTTATGTAAATGATGCATTTGCTACAGCTCACAGAGCCCACGCTTCTACTTATGGAGTTGCCGAATTTATAAAAGAAAAAGCTATTGGATTCTTGATGTTAGAAGAGATAAAGAATCTTTCAAAACTTCTTGAAAATCCAGAATCACCATTCACGGTAGTGCTTGGAGGAGTAAAATTAGAAACAAAAATCCCTGTAATAAAAAATCTGGCTCCTCTTGCAGATAATATCTTAATTGGGGGTGCAATGTGCTTTAGCTTTATTCATTTTAAAGGCGGAAATGTGGGTGATTCTCCTATTGAAAAAGAGTTGCTTAAAGATGTTGAAGAGGCTATTAAAATTATAGAAAAAGAAAAGAAAAACTTCCTTCTTCCTGAAGACGTAGTGGTTATAGACTACACTAAGGATATAAAAAGTATTCCTCCTGATGTAAAATGGAACGTTGTTTCTTCTTTTGATATTCCAAAAGGAAAAATGGGAGTTGACATAGGAGAAAAGACTATAGGAATCTACAAGAAAATAATCGCAAGCTCTAAAACCCTTTTCTGGAATGGACCTCTTGGAGTGTTTGAAAAACCTCCCTTTGATAAAGGAACTTGGGAAATCGCAAAAGAAATTGGTAAACTTACAGAAAAAGGAGGTTTCACTGTGGTAGGGGGCGGAGATACTGACAAAGTCTTCGAAGGAACAGAGATCTCAGTTACTCATCTTTCTACAGGAGGAGGAGCTTCTCTTGAATTTGTAGGAGGAAAGGAATTACCTGGAATAAAGATAATTGCAGGATAG
- the gap gene encoding type I glyceraldehyde-3-phosphate dehydrogenase, producing MAVRVGINGFGRIGRCVLREAINRKDIKIVGINDIADLGDLAYLFKYDSVHRKFNGEIKVDGSTLIVNGKKVPFTQVKEPEEIPWKKLGADIVMEATGVFRSKELAEKHIKAGAKKVIVSAPFKGEGDFTIVYGVNHKKYDPKKHHIVSNASCTTNCFAPVVKVLHETFEIEYGLMSTAHAYTSSQKVLDLPAKDWRRGRAASLSIIPTTTGAAKATTEVFPELKGKLDAIALRVPVPDGAVVDFVCKVKKEASVESVNAAFKKYAKGELKGILEYAEDPIVSMDIIGNPHSAIFDPEYTRVIEGTLVKVLAWYDNEWAFSMRMIDVAIMMGKSL from the coding sequence ATGGCAGTTCGAGTTGGTATAAATGGTTTTGGAAGAATTGGGAGGTGTGTTCTTAGAGAAGCGATTAATAGAAAAGACATAAAGATTGTTGGAATAAATGATATTGCAGATCTCGGAGATTTAGCCTATCTCTTCAAATATGACTCGGTTCACAGAAAATTTAATGGAGAGATTAAGGTAGATGGAAGCACCCTTATTGTTAATGGTAAAAAGGTCCCATTCACTCAGGTAAAAGAACCAGAAGAAATTCCATGGAAAAAGTTAGGTGCAGATATTGTAATGGAGGCAACTGGAGTATTTAGAAGTAAAGAACTTGCGGAAAAGCATATTAAAGCAGGAGCCAAAAAGGTTATTGTTTCAGCACCCTTTAAGGGAGAAGGAGATTTTACGATTGTATATGGAGTCAATCACAAAAAATATGATCCTAAAAAACATCACATTGTTTCAAACGCTTCTTGCACAACAAACTGCTTTGCTCCTGTTGTAAAAGTTTTGCATGAAACTTTCGAAATAGAATATGGTCTTATGAGCACAGCTCACGCTTATACCTCCTCTCAAAAAGTTCTTGATTTACCAGCAAAAGATTGGCGTAGAGGTAGGGCTGCCTCTCTTTCTATTATTCCAACAACGACAGGAGCAGCAAAGGCAACGACAGAGGTTTTCCCAGAATTAAAAGGAAAGTTAGATGCGATTGCTCTGAGAGTCCCTGTGCCTGATGGCGCAGTTGTTGACTTTGTTTGTAAAGTCAAAAAGGAAGCTTCTGTAGAATCTGTAAATGCAGCTTTTAAGAAATATGCTAAAGGCGAACTTAAGGGAATTCTTGAGTATGCAGAAGATCCAATTGTCTCTATGGATATTATTGGCAATCCTCATTCCGCAATTTTTGATCCTGAGTACACTAGAGTGATTGAAGGAACTCTCGTGAAAGTGCTTGCTTGGTATGATAACGAATGGGCATTTTCTATGAGAATGATAGATGTAGCAATAATGATGGGGAAGTCCTTATGA
- the asnS gene encoding asparagine--tRNA ligase, producing MKWAYIENIANFVGEQVEIRGWVYHKRSKGGVRFLLVRDGTGIIQGVATERDTDPKSFYLLDNLNQESSVIVRGKVREDKRAPMGYEISIDSIELVADSKDYPITPKSHGVDFLLQNRHIWIRSKRQWAILRIRAEVMKAIEDFLWGKGFMRFDAPIFTPSACEGTTTLFEVNYFGEPVYLSQSGQLYCEATAASFGKVYCFGPCFRAEKSKTRRHLTEFWQVEPEIAFANLQDAIELASEMIEYIVIRVLENRRRELEILERNITPLESIKVPFPKIRYEEAVKKVNELGEPMQFGEDFGAPHETILGKSVNAPLIVTHYPKELKAFYMRKEEGNEGATLSFDILAPEGYGEIVGGGEREFDEEKIKKEIKERSLPEEAFKWYIDLRKYGSVPHAGFGLGIERTVAWISGTSHVRETIPFPRTLGRVNP from the coding sequence ATGAAGTGGGCTTATATAGAAAATATAGCAAATTTTGTTGGAGAACAAGTAGAAATTAGAGGTTGGGTTTACCATAAAAGATCAAAAGGAGGAGTTAGATTTCTACTTGTTAGAGATGGAACGGGGATAATTCAAGGTGTTGCTACTGAAAGAGACACCGATCCCAAGAGTTTTTATCTTTTAGATAATCTAAATCAGGAAAGTTCGGTGATAGTAAGAGGCAAAGTAAGAGAAGACAAAAGAGCTCCAATGGGCTACGAAATTTCTATAGATTCTATTGAGCTTGTAGCAGATAGCAAGGATTATCCAATCACTCCGAAATCTCATGGGGTAGATTTTCTACTCCAAAACCGACATATTTGGATTAGGTCAAAACGGCAATGGGCTATATTAAGGATAAGAGCAGAAGTGATGAAAGCCATTGAGGATTTTCTATGGGGAAAAGGTTTTATGAGATTTGATGCCCCCATTTTCACTCCTTCTGCCTGCGAAGGAACAACAACTCTTTTTGAAGTGAATTATTTTGGAGAACCAGTTTATCTTTCGCAAAGTGGTCAACTTTATTGTGAAGCTACTGCTGCCTCATTTGGAAAAGTTTATTGCTTCGGCCCTTGTTTTAGAGCAGAAAAGTCTAAAACAAGGCGGCACCTAACAGAATTCTGGCAAGTGGAACCTGAGATTGCCTTTGCTAACCTTCAAGATGCAATAGAACTTGCCAGTGAGATGATTGAATATATTGTCATAAGAGTCTTAGAGAATCGGAGAAGAGAGTTAGAAATACTTGAAAGAAACATTACCCCCCTTGAATCAATTAAAGTTCCTTTCCCAAAAATTAGATATGAAGAAGCTGTTAAGAAAGTAAATGAGTTGGGTGAACCAATGCAATTTGGAGAAGACTTTGGAGCTCCACATGAAACTATTCTTGGGAAAAGTGTAAATGCACCTTTAATAGTGACGCATTATCCTAAGGAATTAAAAGCTTTTTATATGAGAAAGGAAGAAGGAAATGAAGGGGCAACTCTTTCTTTTGACATCCTTGCTCCGGAAGGATATGGAGAAATTGTAGGAGGAGGAGAAAGGGAATTTGATGAAGAAAAGATAAAAAAAGAAATAAAAGAAAGAAGCTTACCAGAGGAAGCTTTTAAATGGTATATTGATCTAAGAAAATATGGATCTGTCCCACATGCAGGATTTGGACTTGGAATCGAAAGAACAGTTGCTTGGATTTCTGGGACAAGCCATGTTCGTGAAACAATTCCTTTCCCAAGAACTTTGGGAAGGGTGAACCCTTAA